The Salvia miltiorrhiza cultivar Shanhuang (shh) chromosome 1, IMPLAD_Smil_shh, whole genome shotgun sequence genome has a window encoding:
- the LOC131005771 gene encoding protein TRIGALACTOSYLDIACYLGLYCEROL 3, chloroplastic, with protein MASAAASISHRPLSACNTRRRSNVLPSLPAVLPVSSSASIDDENAPRNRRVSCACVAPPQNYQPANFKGAHKIDNSSMNKEDEDGPDVLIECRDIYKSFGEKHILRGVSFKIRHGEAVGIIGPSGTGKSTILKIMAGLLAPDKGEVLIRGRRRHGLISDEEISGLRIGLVFQSAALFDSLTVRENVGFLLYENSTMSEDKIAELVTETLAAVGLKGVEDRLPSELSGGMKKRVALARSIINDTTKHAIEPEVLLYDEPTAGLDPIASTVVEDLIRSVHMKGEDACGKPGKIASYVVVTHQHSTIKRAVDRLLFLYEGKVVWQGMTHEFSSSTNPIVQQFASGSLDGPIRY; from the exons ATGGCGTCGGCGGCGGCTTCCATATCTCACAGGCCTCTCAGTGCATGCAATACTCGCCGGCGCTCTAATGTATTGCCATCTTTGCCGGCGGTTTTGCctgtttcttcttctgcttctaTTGACGACGAAAATGCTCCGAGAAATAGAAGGGTTTCTTGTGCTTGCGTTGCTCCGCCTCAAAATTACCAGCCTGCAAACTTTAAA GGTGCTCACAAGATTGATAATTCAAGCATGAACAAGGAGGATGAGGATGGGCCAGATGTGCTCATTGAATGCCGAGATATCTACAAATCCTTTGGGGAAAAGCACATACTAAGAGGTGTGAGCTTTAAG ATTAGGCATGGAGAGGCTGTTGGAATAATAGGGCCATCTGGGACAGGAAAGTCAACCATCTTGAAGATTATGGCTGGGCTTCTTGCTCCAGACAAG GGTGAGGTATTGATTCGCGGTAGAAGACGACATGGGTTGATCAGTGATGAGGAAATATCTGGCCTAAGAATTGGCTTG GTTTTTCAGAGTGCAGCACTTTTTGATTCTCTCACTGTTCGTGAAAATGTCGGGTTTTTGTT ATATGAAAATTCAACTATGTCAGAGGATAAAATTGCCGAACTTGTCACAGAGACTCTAGCTGCTGTTGGACTGAAG GGAGTTGAAGATCGATTACCTTCTGAATTGTCTGGTGGGATGAAAAAGAGAGTTGCCCTTGCTCGTTCCATCATTAATGATACAACAAAGCATGCGATTGAGCCTGAG GTGCTCCTATATGACGAGCCAACAGCTGGTCTGGATCCTATTGCATCCACTGTTGTTGAAGATCTCATTCGCTCGGTTCATATGAAAGGTGAAGATGCATGTGGGAAGCCTGGGAAGATTGCTTCATATGTGGTAGTTACTCATCAACATAGCACAATCAAAAGAGCTGTTGATAG GCTGCTGTTTTTGTATgaaggaaaagttgtttggCAAGGAATGACTCATGAATTCTCCTCGTCGACGAATCCAATTGTTCAACAG